A stretch of the Capsicum annuum cultivar UCD-10X-F1 unplaced genomic scaffold, UCD10Xv1.1 ctg31218, whole genome shotgun sequence genome encodes the following:
- the LOC124891145 gene encoding histone H3.v1-like: MTVEAEEENEEKTKEDSEKKSVEEEEEKIEKAVEEESVVEQEVENIEEEKKSVEEEEKENEKKEVKEEEKKQEVKEVDVMSIVAELSQENK, from the coding sequence ATGACAGTtgaagcagaagaagaaaatgaggagaaaacaaaagaagataGTGAAAAGAAAtcagtagaagaagaagaagaaaaaatcgAGAAGGCAGTTGAAGAAGAATCAGTGGTCGAACAGGAGGTTGAAAacattgaagaagagaagaaatcagtagaagaagaagagaaggaaaatgagaagaaagaagttaaagaagaggagaaaaaacaGGAAGTAAAAGAAGTGGATGTGATGAGCATTGTTGCTGAACTTAGTCAAGAAAACAAGTAG